The Sulfurospirillum diekertiae genomic sequence TTATCTTAAATAATGTAAACCCTCTAATAAACAACATTGACATAACAATCTATGAACCTTCATTATCGTATAAAGCAACAGTCAAGCAAGTCCCTAAATTAAATATGTCTCATCTCATTTTAATGCATATAAAAAATGATTTGCAAAGATTTTCAAAATTTAGATTGCAAAAAACAGCTTTCTTCCTCAACGTTTTTAGCCACAACAATTATTTTAAATTTGAACCACATATCTATGGTCCATATTCTCATTCTTTAGAAATATTGTCTCGAGACATAAAAGAATTTCAAGAGTACCATAAGTTTAAAACAGATAAAGCATTAGAATTTGCAAAACAAACTCTTCTTAGTCAAAAAGTGGAAAAAGATTTAAAAAATTTTATACCATCGATTCAAAAAGCAACTTCTTTTATTAATAATATCTCATCAAATGAAGAACTTGAACTAATATCAACAATTTGTTTTATAGTTTATGAACATAGCAGTCTTGATAGCAACTCAATTATTGAAAAAATCCACACATGGTCAGAACTTAAAAAAGAAAAATTTTCAGACAAACAGATTAATAATGGATTATCTAAATTAACCGAACAAAATATTTTTCACAAGAATATCTTTGGTGCATTCAGCTTTAAATAATTATTTTAATCAATAATTGAGCAGAAATACTACCAAATCTATCTTTACATGTAAACCCAAAAGTGGCTATCTCTAGCCACTTTCCCCTCACAATTTTAGCTTACGCAACGGTTGGGGTTCGTTCCAGAGATAGCCTTGAAAGTAGTCGATTTTCTGCTCTTGGCATGCTTCGTAAATGTCAAAGTCTGAGACAAACTCAGCGACGGTTTCCATGCCCACTTTTTTGGCAAACGTCACAATGGCTTCGACGACGGCGCGGTGTGTTGCATTTTTGGTGATATTTCGAATCAAAGAGCCATCGATTTTGATGAAATCCGCTTGCAATTTTGCAACGTACTCAAAGTTAGAATAGCCCGTTCCAAAATCATCAATCGCGATTTTAACCCCTTGTTGTTTGATCGTCGTTAAAAACGCAATTACCTCAGGATGATTTTCGATGTGTTCACTCTCCACCAACTCTATCGTCAAGCGAGAGCCCACCGCGTAGGCATATATCTTTTCTATAATGAAATTTGCCGTCTCCTGATCTAAGATGTCGCTGAGCGTTAGATTGACCGAGAATTCCGCTTCTTTATCAGCAAAAAAGGCAAACGACTTTTCGATTACCACTTTGGTGATGCTGTTGTACAAATTGGCGCGTTTGGCTTGTTCTAAAAAATGATACGGCGAAATGACACCGCCATTGGTACTTTTCATGCGCACCAAACACTCAAATTTTTTGACTTTTCCACCTTGAATGCCCTGTGCATACACTTCAAAACGGTCTTTCAACAGTGCTTGACGAATCGCTTTTTGCCACTCCAAATCGGCTC encodes the following:
- the darG gene encoding type II toxin-antitoxin system antitoxin DNA ADP-ribosyl glycohydrolase DarG: MLQLITGNILSSNADCLVNTVNCEGFMGKGLAYQFKNQFPETNKSYIEACKQNLLHPGKLHYHIENGKFIVNFPTKDKWRENSKLEYIENGMKSLIKLINSENIKSIAIPPLGSGNGGLQWEEVKNIILNNVNPLINNIDITIYEPSLSYKATVKQVPKLNMSHLILMHIKNDLQRFSKFRLQKTAFFLNVFSHNNYFKFEPHIYGPYSHSLEILSRDIKEFQEYHKFKTDKALEFAKQTLLSQKVEKDLKNFIPSIQKATSFINNISSNEELELISTICFIVYEHSSLDSNSIIEKIHTWSELKKEKFSDKQINNGLSKLTEQNIFHKNIFGAFSFK
- a CDS encoding EAL domain-containing protein, which codes for MKKEIKYELTYGRISPITELPDRQRFLNTLKHSNANKLALLNVNGFWNFNHVFGYAVGDEILKIISGRLQKRFPHSVVFHLGGDNFAVLAGKEVGKEAFIQAINACMWYFGYSPIEIEEEKIYVAIRMGVAIDYVDLFLNAEFAIKQAKRIGKDIVVYDSSSVTLCRPTHSSARADLEWQKAIRQALLKDRFEVYAQGIQGGKVKKFECLVRMKSTNGGVISPYHFLEQAKRANLYNSITKVVIEKSFAFFADKEAEFSVNLTLSDILDQETANFIIEKIYAYAVGSRLTIELVESEHIENHPEVIAFLTTIKQQGVKIAIDDFGTGYSNFEYVAKLQADFIKIDGSLIRNITKNATHRAVVEAIVTFAKKVGMETVAEFVSDFDIYEACQEQKIDYFQGYLWNEPQPLRKLKL